One region of Campylobacter concisus genomic DNA includes:
- the polA gene encoding DNA polymerase I, with translation MKTLTIIDTFGFFFRLYYAMSGLKNREGKPSGMISGFANFIASLKDEYQSDYLIFALDSKGKTLRHEILGDYKANRNEPPAQLKEQLPVCIDMIEKMGLYSLSREGYEADDIIASAVKFCKDKDIFVRIVTHDKDLYQLIEDGKVSIYSPQSKIDHDSASCFEKYGVYPAQVRDFLAIAGDSSDNIPGVKGIGAVGAKKLLAEYGSLEGIYENLALLRNERTKNMLAAAKEEAFLSKKLATLFDDAITSLDLEHSKFPEQNPLINISEILKEYDLNRLLKSLQKEENAEFKLGFRANLLLDEASIEKLLSNVTPETIVAFDTETTGVDSKSAKIVGFSFCFNDEDAYYVPVAHNYLGVPQQISLKFATWAIEQIYKGCVIGQNLKYDFEIVKNNLDLNPPANFKDTMILAWLSDPNSSVGMDALAKRLYDYDTIKFEDVVKKGQTFGDVPLENAAKYASEDAWITLKFYKTFQNTLDKNLLALADTHEFPFILTLFDMEQNGIKINEAKMQKLILENDTKLKALTSEIYELSGENFNINSVKQLGVILFEHLKLPTKKKTKTGYSTDESVLAELIDAHPVIEKILAYRELYKLQSTYCEPLLALAKKDEGSRIYTSFLQTGTSTGRLSSKNPNLQNIPARGSLAKDVRECFEAREGYSFVGLDYSQIELRLLAHFSQDPALLEAFKNDEDIHARTAISIFGSSDGQNRAVAKSINFGLIYGMGSSKLANQVNITRAEAKEYIERYFKAFETIKEFLEGIKISAKNDGFVQTLLGRRRYFDFKSATPMQIAMFEREAVNTVFQGSAADLVKMAMVKVRSNLDENAKMLLQIHDELIFEVKDDFAQEFGRATQKTMEEIYTLNVPLKTSLNIAKNWGELK, from the coding sequence ATGAAAACACTTACGATTATTGACACTTTTGGTTTCTTTTTTAGGCTCTACTACGCCATGAGCGGACTTAAAAACAGAGAAGGCAAACCAAGCGGTATGATTAGTGGCTTTGCAAATTTTATAGCAAGCCTCAAAGATGAATACCAAAGCGACTATCTCATCTTCGCACTTGATAGCAAAGGTAAGACCTTACGTCACGAAATTTTAGGTGATTACAAAGCAAACAGAAACGAGCCTCCAGCTCAGCTAAAAGAGCAACTTCCAGTTTGCATAGATATGATAGAAAAAATGGGGCTTTACAGCCTTAGCCGTGAGGGCTACGAGGCCGATGACATCATCGCAAGTGCGGTTAAATTTTGCAAAGACAAAGATATATTTGTGCGAATAGTCACGCATGATAAAGACCTTTACCAACTTATAGAAGACGGCAAAGTGAGCATTTACAGCCCGCAAAGTAAGATCGATCATGATAGTGCAAGCTGCTTTGAAAAGTATGGCGTCTATCCAGCTCAGGTGAGGGACTTTTTAGCGATCGCAGGCGATAGCTCAGACAACATCCCAGGTGTCAAAGGTATCGGCGCAGTGGGAGCTAAGAAGCTTTTGGCCGAGTATGGCAGTTTAGAAGGGATCTATGAAAATTTAGCCCTTCTTAGAAACGAGCGCACCAAAAATATGCTAGCAGCCGCAAAAGAAGAAGCATTTTTGAGTAAAAAACTAGCCACGCTCTTTGATGATGCGATCACTTCACTTGATCTTGAGCACTCTAAATTTCCAGAGCAAAATCCTTTGATAAACATCTCAGAAATTTTAAAAGAGTACGATCTAAACAGGCTTCTTAAGAGCTTGCAAAAAGAAGAAAATGCTGAATTTAAGCTTGGCTTTAGAGCAAATTTACTACTTGATGAGGCAAGCATCGAAAAACTGCTCTCAAACGTCACGCCAGAGACCATCGTCGCCTTTGACACCGAGACCACGGGCGTTGATAGCAAGAGCGCAAAGATCGTTGGTTTTAGCTTTTGCTTTAACGACGAGGACGCCTACTACGTGCCGGTAGCTCACAACTACCTTGGTGTGCCGCAGCAAATCAGCCTAAAATTTGCCACTTGGGCGATAGAGCAAATTTATAAAGGCTGCGTGATCGGACAAAATTTAAAATATGACTTTGAGATAGTTAAAAATAACCTAGACCTAAATCCTCCAGCAAATTTTAAAGACACAATGATCCTTGCGTGGCTTAGCGATCCAAACTCAAGTGTGGGCATGGACGCGCTGGCAAAGAGGCTTTATGACTATGACACGATCAAATTTGAAGATGTGGTCAAAAAGGGGCAGACTTTTGGCGATGTGCCCCTAGAAAATGCCGCTAAATACGCGAGCGAGGATGCTTGGATAACGCTTAAATTTTATAAAACTTTTCAAAACACGCTTGATAAAAATTTACTAGCGCTTGCCGATACACACGAATTTCCTTTTATCCTCACGCTCTTTGACATGGAGCAAAACGGCATCAAGATAAATGAAGCAAAAATGCAAAAGCTCATCCTTGAAAACGACACCAAACTAAAGGCGCTAACAAGTGAAATTTACGAGCTAAGCGGTGAAAATTTCAACATAAACTCAGTAAAACAGCTTGGCGTCATACTTTTTGAGCATCTAAAGCTTCCAACGAAAAAGAAGACAAAAACAGGATATAGCACCGATGAGAGCGTGCTAGCTGAGCTCATAGACGCTCACCCAGTGATCGAGAAAATTTTAGCCTACAGAGAGCTATATAAACTACAAAGCACCTACTGCGAGCCACTTTTGGCACTTGCGAAAAAGGATGAGGGCTCGCGAATTTACACGAGCTTTTTGCAAACTGGCACAAGCACTGGCAGACTTTCAAGCAAAAATCCAAATTTACAAAATATCCCAGCTCGTGGTAGCCTCGCAAAGGACGTCAGAGAGTGCTTTGAGGCGCGCGAGGGCTATAGCTTTGTGGGGCTTGACTACAGCCAGATCGAGCTTAGGCTGCTAGCTCACTTTAGCCAAGATCCTGCGCTTCTTGAGGCGTTTAAAAATGACGAGGATATCCACGCAAGGACGGCTATTAGCATATTTGGCAGTAGTGATGGGCAAAATAGAGCCGTGGCGAAGAGCATAAATTTTGGCCTTATTTATGGCATGGGTTCAAGCAAGCTTGCCAATCAAGTAAATATCACAAGAGCCGAGGCAAAAGAGTATATAGAGCGCTATTTTAAGGCATTTGAGACGATCAAAGAGTTTTTAGAGGGGATAAAAATTTCAGCTAAAAACGACGGCTTTGTGCAGACGCTACTTGGCAGAAGGCGCTACTTTGACTTCAAAAGTGCCACACCTATGCAAATAGCTATGTTTGAGCGCGAAGCGGTAAATACGGTTTTTCAAGGCTCGGCAGCCGATCTAGTCAAGATGGCGATGGTAAAAGTTAGATCGAATTTAGATGAAAATGCAAAAATGCTGTTGCAGATACATGACGAGCTAATCTTTGAAGTAAAAGACGATTTTGCGCAGGAATTTGGCAGAGCGACACAAAAGACGATGGAGGAAATTTACACGCTAAATGTACCGCTTAAAACATCGCTAAATATCGCCAAAAACTGGGGTGAGCTAAAATAG
- the dapE gene encoding succinyl-diaminopimelate desuccinylase, translated as MVISFLKELLSFCSITPNDAGSLEFIAKFLPDFEAKFIEKNGTKNLILSKIYGDGEHLAFAGHVDVVPPGEGWDSEPFTPLEKDGYIYARGAQDMKSGVAAFVCAAKYAKFDGKLSLILTSDEEGDGTYGTPLALEYLREINDLPKFCVVAEPTCDKEFGDSIKVGRRGSINGKIVIKGIQGHVAYPEKCVNPVNLIAPLLNKIADHDMDAESEFFSPSKIVVTDIRGGIQVCNVTPSELSIMFNVRNSNLTDVNDVESYLREVLKGLDYELSIKQSSKRFLTNKDSKIVKNLIASVKKITGVTPVLNTKGGTSDARHFAEFGVDAIEFGVINDRIHAKNERVSVGEVNKLYEIFKDLIEKF; from the coding sequence GTGGTAATTAGCTTTTTAAAAGAGCTTTTAAGCTTTTGCTCTATCACACCTAATGATGCTGGAAGCTTAGAATTTATCGCTAAATTTTTACCTGATTTTGAGGCGAAATTTATAGAAAAAAATGGCACCAAAAATCTCATACTTTCTAAAATTTATGGAGACGGCGAGCATCTAGCTTTTGCTGGACACGTTGATGTCGTACCTCCAGGTGAGGGCTGGGATAGTGAGCCATTTACTCCACTAGAAAAAGATGGCTACATCTACGCAAGAGGCGCACAGGATATGAAAAGTGGCGTGGCTGCTTTTGTTTGCGCTGCTAAATACGCAAAATTTGATGGGAAGCTAAGCCTCATATTAACAAGCGACGAAGAGGGCGATGGCACATATGGAACGCCTTTGGCACTTGAATATTTACGCGAAATAAATGATTTGCCAAAATTTTGCGTAGTGGCTGAGCCAACTTGCGATAAAGAATTTGGCGATAGCATAAAAGTTGGTAGACGTGGCTCGATAAATGGCAAGATCGTGATAAAGGGCATTCAAGGGCACGTGGCATATCCTGAAAAGTGTGTAAATCCGGTAAATTTGATAGCTCCACTTTTAAATAAGATAGCTGATCACGATATGGACGCTGAGAGCGAGTTTTTTAGCCCAAGCAAGATCGTGGTAACTGATATCAGAGGTGGCATACAAGTTTGCAACGTCACTCCAAGTGAGCTTAGCATAATGTTTAATGTGAGAAACTCAAATTTAACCGATGTAAATGACGTTGAGAGCTATCTTAGAGAGGTCTTAAAAGGGCTTGATTACGAGCTTAGTATAAAGCAAAGCTCAAAGAGATTTTTAACAAACAAAGATAGCAAAATCGTAAAAAATTTAATAGCTTCTGTCAAAAAGATCACCGGAGTCACGCCGGTTCTAAATACAAAGGGCGGCACGAGCGATGCAAGGCACTTTGCTGAATTTGGTGTAGATGCGATAGAATTTGGCGTCATAAACGACCGCATACACGCCAAAAATGAGCGAGTTAGTGTTGGTGAAGTAAATAAACTTTATGAAATTTTTAAAGATTTGATAGAAAAATTTTAA
- a CDS encoding DUF2809 domain-containing protein → MRHSLLARLFFLVLAIVILAIEIYIAAFVKGGFVRHYLGDVLVTVMLYAFGRAIFKTAPKILAFKIFIFSLSIEILQYFKVLEILDIHNLIIRIVFGGTFDVSDIVCYALGCLLAYLIDVICFLQKYKSPKI, encoded by the coding sequence ATGAGACATAGTTTGCTAGCTAGATTGTTCTTTTTAGTCTTGGCAATCGTGATTTTGGCAATCGAAATTTATATCGCAGCTTTTGTTAAAGGTGGCTTTGTGCGTCATTATTTGGGTGATGTACTAGTTACGGTGATGCTTTACGCATTTGGACGAGCTATATTTAAAACTGCACCAAAAATTTTAGCATTTAAAATATTTATCTTCTCGCTATCTATAGAAATTTTACAATACTTTAAAGTACTTGAAATTTTAGATATTCATAATTTAATAATACGCATAGTCTTTGGCGGAACATTTGACGTTAGCGACATCGTATGTTACGCGTTGGGCTGCTTGCTGGCTTATTTGATTGATGTCATTTGCTTTCTGCAAAAGTATAAAAGTCCAAAGATATAG